From the Elaeis guineensis isolate ETL-2024a chromosome 16, EG11, whole genome shotgun sequence genome, the window cgcggatgcttgccaggggcctcagggcccacaagagaaagggcgtcgcaacctccggatcggcgaagagggccagggcggaggagtcgagcttggccgcacctgtCCAGGCGGCCCCAGCGAttaacattccctcggatgccgaggcaacggctccccgggcctcctcgaggagtccgccggctggggcccctgtttcgggggtccgctccacggaggcgcctgtggccgagagggggaagaggaagaaatcagtggcccgcagggtgagtagccgcgaACTGCTgccgacgagtccctctgctccgaagagggaccggagaatcccttcaatagggatttgatcaggcggttgatcgacggctgcattctgcccgacatcgtcgagaggatcgaccgcgccgatcctgagcagcgagcctgggactctttggggtccttccttgaggtaagcaaatctttatttacctggctactcggcctttgttctgattccctagctgcccttgcagattgggaaccagctcctcgccaatatcgaggcggtgaactgtgcgaggagggacatcctccaggtggaggagcgctgtcggaccgaggttgctcgcctccaagcgaagacggccgaagtagccgccctccaagaggccctggaaagagagaaacaagcccgggaggaggagaggcagaccttggaggagtcgacgagaagggcggaggtcgaggtcgccaacttggctgagcagattccggtcttggtctcggaggccagagtccttgcggtagaggaattcaaggcttccgcggagacgagggacctgaatgtccaattcggccaggaggcgttcatcaaggggtttgagctctgccaagagaaggtggccagaaaatttttggagctcgacctcagcttcctaggcgaggagtccgaagacgaggccggcccctcgccagccgccaccgCAATTGCAGTCCCCTCGCCGGGGACGCCGAATTCTCcaacccctgcccccgaggtctgagacctccggccttgtatttttatttcatcgcaacttttctttttcttttttgtcttcaaaaaatcatccaatcaataaagttgaatttcttgtcgcggatggcttctcctccctccccttcttttccctgcttttcttcctgcgatgaatcgtgctttgacgcttttgccttccgatgacagtgtcctgcagaagcacttcctctgcccctggggatcccactgaagtcgacgatccagcggctgaagaagaaagttcttcacttgacaaagaagtcgaagaagatggaaggcgagcttcgcagattgagagaaggtcattctgaagccaccgcggaggccacccactttcggaatctccacgtgaaggggatcatggagtatagccggaggaaagcggctttcgcgaaggagcttgatgaatgcaagaagagcgccagcgaccgaatttgggctcaggccactaggattagcgccctcaaggtggaactgtcggccgCGAAGgaaaagatcggccagctggaaggaggttcgtcccggctcttggcccgggtcgacggcgaccaggagtggtcgaagaaggtctccgacctccagcagcagcttcaggacgccgaggtgagccacgacgtgcatcgggccagctggcgcaggcaggtgaaaTATAAaaggagactcagggcggcgaccgacgaagtcgcccgtctccagaggcagctggccagcagggctcagcttacttccgcccgggattctgatgagctccagtccctaagaggaaccgttgaagggatttcagtcgccctcggggaaaagacagccgagctgcaacaactaaagattcaactggcatacgagcagcgggccgtcgcggacgcggaggcagaatccgaggtcttgaggaagaggcgtcgagaggcggaggccgagagccagcgacttcgtcgggcgctccaggacgcgctgcagaaaagggaagagctagaagaagaaattgagaatctaaggcagtcctggttgagaggTGGAGCAGACaactctaggtcggaaggagcagagcctccttagagctcttttcgtccttctgtcttttcatgtatttacttccctttttgtcgttttgcttttctttccttggccttccgggctttgtagcgtatATTACGGAAacggaatgaaaagggtgttttgtgttacctcgtccgcgcgttgtgttaaattgtcgtccgccgaacttttcttgtcgttcgatttgtccgatgtagacgtcgttgggaggcgcccagtcgtcgatgcgttagctcgccttcctcgtcgtacgtggccgcaagcccgagcttggcggtccgaactccgcattacttcggggatgtcgcTGTCTTcctgacctgtgtcgggagtctttttagaagtcgggggtgtttggtaggaactccccgtctccgttgggacgaagtcctttaggtctttggggcggttcgtccttcatctgtttccaccgtggttcgtcacccttcctttttaatttttctcctcttttccgagtgaggacccttccttcgctttttgcggggttgcataggagcgcggAGGTGTCGCTagggggctttttcccttcatccgatcttgttgggcggccggatTTCGTTACCatcagggcgaggttttcctcccgtTCCCACGAGGGCATGTAAGGGTCATTGCCagggcgggcggagtcttccttgctgcagaagtcgcggggtggagtccgggcgaaatctctcttgctgcagaagtcgtggacggagcccggctcccgtgggagtccgggtggagtcttccttgacgtcgcggacggagcccggctcccgtaggagtctgggtggagtcttcctgggcgtcgtggacggagcccggctcccgtaggagtccgggtggagtcttccttggcgtcgtggacggagcccggctcccgtaggagtccgggtggagtcttccttgacgtcgtggacggagtccggctccctaggagtccgggtggagtcttcctgggcGTCGtaaacggagctcggctcccgtaggagtctggatggagtcttccttagcgtcgtggacggagcccgactcccgtaggagtccgggtggagtcttcctgggcgtcgtggacggagcccggctcccgtaggcatcgtggacggagcccggctcccgtaggagtccgggccttccactttgctcaagccagggtgaggttctcctcccgttcccgacttggctgtgggggcgcgttagggcgctgtaaggcctctccccccatccggtctaaaagaaccggaccttcgactttgctcatgtcaggatgaggttctcctcctgttcctgacatggctgtgggggcacattagggcgctgtaaggcctctccccccatccggtctaaaagaaccgggcctttgactttgctcatgtcaggacgaggttctcctcctgttcctgacatggctgtgggggcacattagggcgctgtaaggcctctccccccatccgatctaaaagaaccgggcctttgactttgctcatgtcaggacgaggttctcctcctgttcctgacatggctatggaggcacattagggcgctgtaaggcctctccccccatccggtctaaaagaaccgggcctttgactttgctcatgtcaggacgaggttctcctcctgttcctgacatggctgtgggggcacattagggcgctgtaaggcctctcccccatccggtctaaaagaaccgggcctttgactttgctcatgtcaggatgaggttctcctcctgttcctgacatggctgtgggggtacattagggcactgtaaggcctctcccccatccggtctaaaagaaccgggcctttgactttgctcatgtcaggacgaggttctcctcctgttcctgacatggctgtgggggcacattagggcgctgtaaggcctctccccccatccgatttcgagatagtcggactttcattttaggtatgttaggatggggttctcccccggttcctaacataacttcgtttcaggcgtttggaggggtcatatccagtcgtgacaaatccatgccagaggggaagagtacgttaagtagaaagaaatttagattcaaggtgaaatcgtaagtgatacatttacagatttttcgagttccatggttgcgggaggcctgctcctccttgaggccctccggtgatggagtcgatggtcccgatgggaggccgatccccgggttgctcctccctttttggcggctcaggctgcggaagggcccttggtcgatctcctctaccctcagacctgcgtcggatgaacctgtcgagtcgacctcgccgaatgagctcctcgatctcgtcccggagctggatgcattcctctgtgtcgtggccgtggtcgcggtggtagaggcagaacttgttggggttgcgattcccggggtgtgtgcgcatcctctccggcctagggagctgctccctgacctccatcagtacctgggccttcgaggcattgaggggggcgtagttgcggaatctccctggtgggaaaccccgccgaaccccgctatccggacttctctgcctgcgcacccggtgtggagtatgggcgcgcctgtgcccaagaggggatcgagaacgcggccgggcttcccttggccttttttcaattgcgggcttactcgagtctcccgcttgccgctccctcgctgtctcttcatccttcattttgaaggcttcttccgctcggacgtatccttcggcccgagctagcaaatcagcaaaatccctggggtacttcttctccagggagaacaaaaggtcgttcttctgaaggccacccttcagggcggccattgcgactgattggtccaagttccggacctccagcgccgcgacgttgaaacggttgatgtaggcccgaatggactccccttccctctgcttgatgttgatgagggactccgaacccttccgggggcgccggctgctaacgaaatgggccacaaattggtggctcatttgatcgaaggaaaagatggtacccgatttcaaagccgagtaccagttcctcgccgctcccttcaaggtggacgggaaggcccagcataggatggcatcaggagcaccgtgaagcagcatcatcgtccggaaggcctccagatgatcaatcgggtccgaagtcccgtcgtagctctcgaactgaggaagcttgaagtttggcgggatcggttcctgcatgatcatttgagagaagggagggtcagtacaaatatcctcaccataagcggggggtgcatggcggagttcttcgatctgccagttcatctcctggagcctccggtccaggaaatcctctcgacttcgagtctcgagggtcctctggcagaatgggggcagggatcttccaggggtggagtcgtggtccgattgagggctctccaccctcgggttcgcttttccaggaaggacggggcggctggcccaggtggcccgccccgccgccggattctggtgttccggggatgccctttccgggcgtaccgatgcctgcggctgctgctgctgcatagcttgcacagcttcagtgaggcccctgacctgctgtgccagcaggtcaaactgctccgcgccgaccgccgccgccggaggaggaggaggttgagaaacaggaggggaggccggagcctgagatctggccgcggaggccgtggacgccttgcggggaggcatcgagtaagGATCCCGAGGGGGAgacaaggagtgggtgccggaggagacgatcggaggcggctccgttgagcgctcctttaagaataagggtactgcgaagacacagggcccttcctctagcgccaatcctgttggtgcaaaaattcgcttgcgccggagaagctggagtcgagggagtcgcggtcgccgccgggacctgcaaaggaagtctaaaccggaggtggggttgctccggcaagaccctccgacactcaagttagttctctgcctcaacaagaatggagtgctcgaacggagaatttagcaaaattttgaggtAAAAACTAAGAGCTtcttgaataacgtatctggggcccccttttataggtggagggggcagtagcctgatagtgatatctgtaaccgtctggcagtgggccgcccagggtcaggcggagtttgttgcgaagagtagtggggtggattcgtggctatcaccggggcgtgccacgtggagtctgccgcggggagtggagcggcgtccgttatcgcgacttgccatcggatgggagaatcgtgcggtatccgtcacaggaagtggagcaggattgggGCCGTTActgtgacctgccagggagtagtagagctgcacgggatccgtcgtaggaagtggagcagcgttgtgaccgttactgcagcctgtcagggagtgatggagctgcgcggaatccgccgcaggaagtggagcaggatcgtggccgttattgtggcctgcctgggagtgcagatccgtcggctgaagttcggcagcagtcggagctgatgacggaatccggctcccgtaggagcccgggcggagtcctcttgcggttggagtcatgggcggagcccggctccgatgggagtccggacggagtcccctgcaattaaagtcaggcgcgaagtccggctcccataggagtccggacagagcttaccggcagttgaggttggcaacggagcccgactcccgtaggagtccggacggagtcccgcttgaggtcggagtcgtaggcggagcccggctcccgtggaagtccgagcggagtcctcccggaattgaagtcgcgggcggagcccagctcccgtaggagtccgggcggagtcccctgcaattaaagtcaggcgcgaagtccggctcccataggagtccggacggagcttaccggcagtcgaggttggcgacggagcccgactcccgtaggagtccgggcggagtcccgcttgaggtcggagtcgtaggcggagcccggctcccgtgggagtccgggcggagtcctttcggagtcgaagtcgcgggcggagcccagctcccgtaggagtccgagcggagtcctctgcaattaaagtcaggcgcgaagtccggctctcataggagttcggacggagcttaccggcagtcgaggttggcgacggagtccggctcccgtaggagtccgggcggagtcccgcttgaggtcggagtcgtaggcggagcccgactcccgtgggagtccggacggagtcctttcggagtcgattctgctgagaacttcggctgtgggtattttgtacccaacaattCTCATACTTCCACAATGATAAACAAAGGATTTTTCCTACATGTTGCTCAATAAAAACACCATCAAAATCTAGATAATTTTTgtctaaaaaaaaatgatgattatgATGTGATATAATAATAGTGATCAAGACATATCTGATTTTAGCATGAAACATGAGGACTACTGTCTCTATAAAGAGTATTGGAAAAGGTTGGTTGCATCAATTTGCTTGTGTTCATTAAATTTTCATATTCAGTTATCCTTGCTTGGTCTAAGTTTGTTTAtcacaattttttttcttatatgttGTACATTTAGTAGGCCATATAATTATCTACAATATGCTCTATTCAACTATAGAGTAAGCATTAAAAAGGATTATATTTCCATAACAGATCTAATACATTTAACATCTATTAGTATTGCATAATTTAACATTAATGTAGTGGTCCCATTTTCCAGTAATAACTTAAGTATCTACCAACTGGCTTTTCAAGTCATTGGAAAGAAACAGAGATAAGAGAGCTTCCCAGTAGATAGATCAGATTCTTGCAGTCAAAGTAGGACAGGTTCCAGCAAACAGATTCATGTTTAGGGAAACAAGAAACAAAGATATcttgcaaaaattaaaatataaaactctaGAATAAGGGAAATCAATATCAACACTTGGTATCAAGATATGTTAGCTTAATTGTGCAAACTGGATGTAGCACATAATATGTACCTGACTCTCCTTAGTGGCACCGGTAATTACTGATGAAACATTTGGATTTGATGCACACCAAGCAATTGCAAGTTGAGATAAAGGTACACCTAGCTCATCTGCAATTGGTTTCAGTCCATTAACCTTTCTAAGCACATCATCTACCAATGATCTGCTCGCCAGATTCTGCAATGCACAATGTACCAACCAGCCTTTATCAACATTTCACTAACTACAAAATCTAGGACCTTCTAGCAGTAACTTCTGCACAGAACCAATTGAATGAATGAAACTTTGCCACAATAAAATGATTATTAAAACAGCAAAAAGACAAAGTATTCTTACTCTGGAGATACAAACGCTAGAATGCAGATCAAGAAACTGATTATTCTAAAAGCGCATAATCTTCATCACGGGTTTAGCTTCATAATTATGCAACGATTGCTTCCAAAAGTGCATCCATCTTTCCAAAAGTTACCAAAACATTACTGGCAAACAAAGGtatcccttttctgatgatcccaTCAATACCATTTCCtagaattcatgaaattagaaaaGAAGAAAACCAAGATCTTATATATTTCAGATGGTATTCTGAAGCGCAACGATGTTGAAGTTCCTAGTTACATGAAACCATATTCAAATCCTTAATTTGGTTTATGGATTACAGCCATTATCGAAATAGGGTACCACTTAAAGAAAGTCTATAACAATGAGTAACTTTAAGTGCAGTTGTGAAAGATCAGGATTACCTTGTAGTTTTCTAAGGCAAATCGACTATCGGGTGGTATGTTCCCTTTGCTGTATTTGCCAGTAAGAACCCCAGAAGCTAGCGGGCTCCATGTGGTAAGACCCAGGCCATAGGTGCCGTAAAGAGGCAGGTATTCGACCTCAACCTGCAACAAAATATACGAAGCTTACTACCTCCATTGAGGTTTAAAGGCATTGTCTTtttgtttataaaaaaaaagaataataaggAGACTCAATTAAGTTCCGCAGTCACTCTTTACTTCCTAAATCTTTAACGATGAATGAAATTAATCCAGATCGCATACTAATCTTGGATCCCGCTAGCTAGTAATGGACAAACTACGAtataatttttgaagaagaaCAAGACGAAGTTCCCTAGATCGGAAAACAAGTCCGATGGTTTGTTGGAACGCTACCTTGTGACGGGAGAGAAGATTGTACTCGGGCTGCTCGACGATGGGTCCGACGAGGTCGAGGCGGTTGGCGACGCCCCAGGCCTCGGTGATCTGCTGCGCGGACCACTCGCTGGTCCCCCAGTAGAAGGCCCAGCCCTTGTCGATGATGTGGTTCATCGCCCGCACGGTCTCCTCGATGGGCGTGGCCGCGTCGGGGCGGTGGCAGTAGATCACGTCCACGTACTCCATGTCGAGACGGCGCAGCGACGCCCGCGTGCCCTCCACGATGTGCTTCCTGGAGAGGCCCTTGTCGTTGGGGCCGGGGCCGCCCCAGAAGATCTTGGTGGAGACCACCAGGTCGGAGCGGCGCCACCCGAGCTCGCGGAAGGCCTGGCCCATGATCTCCTCGGCGCGGCCGTTGGCGTAGACCTCGGCGTTGTCGAAGAAGTTGACGCCGCGGTCGCGGCAGCACTGGAGGAGGGCCTTGGCTTCCTTCACGTCCAGCTGGTTCCCGAAGCTCACCCATGTTCCGTACGATAACTGGCTCACCTTCAGCCCCGATCGCCCCAAATTCTTGTACTGCATCGCCATGGTCTCTCCCTGTGTCTGTCTCTCAGGCAAAGAGGAGGCTCCAAGCTCCGGTGGAGCTTTGCTTTTCTTTGTGCCTTGGAGACAAGTTTTGCGGGGAATCTTGGGAAAGCTCGGTGGGCTGGGAATCGAAGCATCGAACGCGGCACAAAAAAGGGACAGGAGGTGGATCGGACTCGCTGGGCACTAGAACACGATGTTTGCAAATGTGGGGTGGGATGTCACGCACGGTGAGATTTGAGATTCGCGACGATACGATGGGTCTCCTGGCACGGGTATTGAAGTAAGCGTGCCGGACGGAAGCTCTCCATGCATGCTGGGGCACGGAGCCGATCCGTGGAGCGCCTGGGGGAATCCACGGTCTGCAAAGAATTCTCGGGAGAATAGAAGGCGAGATGATCGACAAACCGGCCACATGGACGCTGAAAGGAACCTGCTCGCCGTTGTCAAAGTCCCGTCTTGAGTGCACATATGTTTGGAGTCCAGGTTGGGACTGAAGCTGGATCAGGCCATACTTCCATCTAAACCTGACTCGGGTCTGGTTGGGCCAAACTAATATTCTTGCCTTCATTTCATTGTCCTTCACCCTAAGCTTGCCGTCCACACCAGCCCTGGCTCCATCTACAATCATTAGACCCTCCTCCACCTTCTCAAGTCCCTCTCTGATGATCGTTGCCGTACTGACCACCTCCTCCATGCCCCCTCCATCAACCTCCCCAACCTCCCTCTTAATCCATGAAAACGTGGCAGATCCATGGGGGCCATCTGATCTATGAGTCTTGGCATCTTGTTCTTCTCCTCCAATGTCACCGCCATCTTAGACGGTGATTCTGAGATCCCACACAGATTGGCTAGGTATTTGAGAAGTTGAACCGTAAGGCCACCGATGAAGTGGCCGCAATGGCCATCAAGCTAGTGAAGGTATTGCCTGCCAGTGCTTGGGAGAAGATCTTAGGCACATAGTAAAGTTGAACCCATTCGGATCAGCGCACAACCTCCGATCTCCATTGTCCCTATAGCCACTATCACCACCTCGTCGGGCCCTCCAAGTCTTCATTAGCCCCTCAAAAACCCATGCCATAATCATCCTCTTCTGGTTCACCCAATCCACCTCAATCCCTCTTCCTATTTTACTCGGACGGGTGAAGAAAGAGGAGGCAGTGGCATCGAAGGGGTGGGAGAGGACAAGGAGGAGGGAGATGAGAATCAAACTCTTACCCTACCCGGCTACCCCCCCTCCCCCCTGCCCtgccaaaaaaaataaatccaCAAGTATTGTAGATGCATAGTCGAATAGGTTGAATCTGAGCAAGCCAAGGAAGGGGCCTGTAATCTAGCTCAGATTCAGGCCAACTAATGATATACTTGAGTCCAAAAAGAAAATGGGCTATATTATGATGGTATCATGGATGCCTCGGATCTACAGCTCTATGAGCTATGACTATGCTGTAAAGAGCTAAGCCATATGCATACTGTGAAGAGCTACCTTCATATGAGCTGAGCTGATCCTGATATGACTCCCCTATGCTGATACGAGGTATCCTGAGCATCTATGCT encodes:
- the LOC105059133 gene encoding probable voltage-gated potassium channel subunit beta; amino-acid sequence: MAMQYKNLGRSGLKVSQLSYGTWVSFGNQLDVKEAKALLQCCRDRGVNFFDNAEVYANGRAEEIMGQAFRELGWRRSDLVVSTKIFWGGPGPNDKGLSRKHIVEGTRASLRRLDMEYVDVIYCHRPDAATPIEETVRAMNHIIDKGWAFYWGTSEWSAQQITEAWGVANRLDLVGPIVEQPEYNLLSRHKVEVEYLPLYGTYGLGLTTWSPLASGVLTGKYSKGNIPPDSRFALENYKNLASRSLVDDVLRKVNGLKPIADELGVPLSQLAIAWCASNPNVSSVITGATKESQIKENMKALDVIPLLTPDVIEKIEAVVQTKPKRPESYR